The following are encoded together in the Daphnia magna isolate NIES linkage group LG8, ASM2063170v1.1, whole genome shotgun sequence genome:
- the LOC116928905 gene encoding uncharacterized protein LOC116928905 isoform X1, translated as MSYRGYSSPYYGSYYSSYKNKAPVTPTRSAAASGGNSFRSTFSPLSTTSSATGSSSRYGSAGTNRSSAYSGSEEPSTARNRQRDAAELPASAKVSYQPGIQASKIQPSYSSQTNQRESSNLNSSLASGIARSDANKSMYGTTASSRTATDVGRSGTDRNAGQTGSNGNAGTVGGSGSSNSYSLGRSSNYGNPYKLTSSNTSASNNGSHYGNGWAERSSSGRNSQDILANAGKSGARNGNALSTTPSAVSESNLLSPYAAGGGYRRSKSREKETEAAKTEASSKNESSSVTLPRSFRAYNQRGNTSTTFQSPSTYTPRVPASYGRSSHTTSRDLSYASATKPAIQQPTERLSAYRNMFGNGEPAAKTLPVASVTESKTIPAQTAEETVQSASEESDDSDSSEEEEAETKEAEVSYVVSRGTSPIPSSESVPSSRTTLVPISGSIRSPKMLHSRLPTVAAREVQTEEAESSRPKRFVGYTGSPSAYGSAGSSSRPGSYTDRYFSKYVTPSRYASGTSPPAGEKTKSPPTSGTLHKPPIPVPVVGSKEYRKSALNVDLDDQQVSEFRKRQEDFREAQRKAKRQARKSSSGGSKSSSASPGPSERRNPSLTPASSRRNSLNSDKGSGSSSLSRSSSAKIQPQAKQQPAVIRSQSRRKISTSSKNSRSSSCSSSSSSEEEAAAEETQVRIKSQSPSTTSSAMAVQSPRKSSASSESISRIKLSGTSAERSLTPASPTRRSPLLPSSSAASSAVSSKSPSKSRSPSVNLSVPAVHSDSPQLAVQPADESSRSQSRSSSVNWSKLLKMTRGPDERSSTSPESLASKSSASSSQGNRKLASRSPSYSKMALRSPEDGTSGGARSVTRSPSANAGRVPSRAASAASLALPPSSLPPSNRSGRTTASSSRSHIPSRNASARSIARSCSTSTDSSTSTESDRRPQHSRSVSRIKDSASSSKRNSIEPSSGALAESSSFAAKLASSFGWLRKQNSEIIPWWLPSTDNIPAKELEEDAGVDQQMALTKAEESSTSSADETQSSSSADEETESTENKRDDTDVELDDLPADLGATKAPEEGVSIGGTIDRELSPPPAKESDSCSRSDVNPEELGDRYSPDGFEWPECPATPPITRSYPFYRRPPSPYDSVKPDVSVMTSSIQPSPSGCSMNTAWGVDALRALESLETINIQPQKSKSPVSDLSQSDRLVKAEETEDDDDEEDEEEEEEEEQDEEQVEKEIEIKAEEEEEEEEEEEEEEEEESEDSSQEENEAPLSAVLVDRDQVELEPPAKDQEEADSDSVDDSASAAIPLTTVDQPELGDATFQVYKDGDYGSYLDVEATLNEQSEELEGFLENRKNSIVLRTQLSVRVNGIMDKLLHSEGRELRRALFSLKQIFQEDKDLVHEFVQNDGLACLIRVGQTADQNFQNYILRALGQVMLYVDGMNGVMEHNPTVQWLYSLIASKYRLVAKTALKLLLVFVEYVESNCQLLVKAVEAVDSGQDCKPWASLMRLLQERDSSDSELLAYAVTLINKTLHGLPDQDSYYDQIEYLEGLGMQQIVSRFVSKPDADSDLIQQLEIYELQLKQEDEEPCSDYSNQHRRVPRNWCSNRRSPRHPSNQTQQGNKRLNSFQLLQTVTVDGKGQEEDELFSGEEPNTIVRKLTASQSKKHLALLANELADKSFNQWSSSSSESSGSMEDVKQHMLNGSQSHIDLKGVNDVGVTPALRRRRERAERQRSLIREQEDASRLSPSQMDEPFDDCSTSFTIPKVITVADVADENRRNVDLTLNMPPISERISNLQKEKDKDSIDRNLLDISREASVKDLTERLQANHISANPTSPTEEKCNRLGDLSGIISKAKEELTKSKSRHDLRNLSEQNAALSPTGKVESKKSENELHWESLLETLDRPLQICDLDFTDLQQEEDSDPLNPSVRVNSFGPPPPPPPPNGVPPPPMAGLPPPPPPSKSALPPPIYFGVHLHHNGGETASNTVVKQKKTVKLFWREIREDQLSLIKGPTLWDELHPVAIDTKNLEHLFESRSKDLLTKEKQHESTKNKELIVLDPKRSNSINIGMTKLPPPRTIKTAILKMDSTIINREGIEKLLTMLPTDEERAKIQEAQLASPELPLGSAEQFLLSLASITELAARLKLWLFKSDYENMEKELAEPLMDLKQGIEILQSNVTFRAILATLLAVGNFLNGAEIKGFQVDYLAKVPEVKDTVHKHSLLHHLCHMIMEQNVETTDLYSEIGAVTRASRVDYDELAANLNKMEEDCKASWDHLRAIAKHDGNTAMKIKMSEFLTDCAERIMVATIVHRRVTNRFRKFLLWLGTPPAQVRETKPGAFCRIVSEFALEYRTTRDRVLQQMEKKANHRERSKTRGKMITQIGNTNGLPSLGCYDSPVTYKTKEDRADAELRQLLGSDISDTESMRTGTWGRSRKSVGLGRSTSIRDDYLTDTVTDGDDEILESLVKTATRTTTHPRERKRSNRQHINADRSALRRTRKHGLSEEDRKYLITLAAQVAAA; from the exons ATGTCTTATCGCGGCTAC AGTTCACCGTATTACGGCAGCTACTACTCTTCCTACAAG AACAAAGCGCCGGTCACACCTACAAGGAGTGCAGCAGCAAGCGGCGGCAATTCGTTCCGGTCAACGTTCTCACCACTTTCGACGACCTCCAGCGCCACTGGTAGTAGCAGCCGCTATGGAAGCGCTGGAACAAACAGAAGCTCTGCCTACTCGGGAAGCGAAGAGCCATCGACGGCCAGGAATCGACAGAGAGATGCGGCCGAATTGCCGGCATCGGCCAAAGTCTCGTATCAACCTGGCATTCAGGCGAGCAAAATCCAGCCGAGTTACAGTTCGCAAACGAACCAACGAGAGTCCAGCAATTTGAATAGCTCACTGGCATCCGGAATTGCAAGAAGTGATGCCAATAAATCCATGTACGGAACGACGGCCAGCAGCCGGACAGCAACGGATGTAGGAAGATCGGGAACGGATCGAAATGCGGGTCAAACGGGCTCGAATGGAAATGCGGGAACAGTAGGAGGCAGTGGCTCTAGTAATTCATATTCGCTCGGGCGTAGCTCGAATTACGGTAACCCATATAAATTGACCAGCAGCAACACGTCGGCCAGCAACAATGGCAGTCATTACGGTAATGGTTGGGCGGAACGCAGTTCGTCCGGTCGCAACAGTCAGGACATTTTAGCCAACGCTGGCAAATCCGGAGCCAGGAACGGCAACGCATTATCCACAACGCCATCTGCTGTGAGTGAGAGCAACTTGTTGTCGCCGTACGCGGCGGGCGGAGGCTACCGCCGGAGCAAAAGTCGGGAAAAAGAGACGGAAGCTGCGAAGACGGAAGCATCCAGTAAAAATGAATCGTCGTCCGTAACTCTTCCGCGTTCCTTCCGGGCCTATAATCAGCGAGGCAACACCAGCACGACCTTCCAATCACCGTCTACGTACACGCCCAGAGTTCCGGCGAGCTACGGCCGTTCCAGTCACACAACTTCGCGCGATTTGAGCTACGCTTCCGCAACGAAACCCGCAATCCAGCAACCGACTGAAAGGTTATCGGCCTACAGGAATATGTTTGGCAACGGCGAACCAGCCGCCAAGACGCTTCCAGTTGCATCCGTAACGGAGTCGAAAACTATTCCAGCGCAAACAGCCGAAGAGACCGTCCAATCCGCATCGGAAGAGTCGGACGATTCCGATTCGAGCGAGGAAGAAGAGGCCGAAACCAAAGAAGCGGAGGTGAGCTACGTTGTTAGTCGTGGGACGTCTCCTATTCCTTCCAGTGAATCCGTCCCCTCGTCCAGGACGACTTTAGTTCCCATTTCCGGATCGATCCGCAGTCCCAAGATGCTTCACAGTCGCCTGCCCACTGTTGCCGCTAGAGAGGTGCAAACGGAAGAAGCGGAATCGAGCCGTCCCAAACGTTTCGTGGGCTACACGGGATCTCCTTCCGCCTACGGATCGGCCGGATCGTCGTCCAGACCCGGCTCCTACACCGACCGCTATTTCAGCAAATACGTGACGCCCTCCAGATACGCTTCCGGCACGAGCCCGCCGGCAGGAGAGAAAACTAAATCTCCACCCACGAGCGGGACTCTTCACAAACCTCCGATTCCGGTGCCCGTAGTGGGTAGTAAAGAGTACCGTAAATCGGCGTTGAATGTCGACCTGGACGACCAGCAAGTGTCGGAATTCCGCAAACGACAGGAGGACTTCCGCGAGGCTCAGCGAAAAGCCAAACGGCAAGCCAGAAAGAGCTCGTCCGGCGGAAGCAAATCGTCTAGCGCCAGTCCGGGTCCGTCTGAGCGTCGCAACCCATCGTTGACGCCAGCGTCATCTAGGAGGAATTCGCTCAATTCCGACAAGGGAAGTGGAAGCTCTTCTTTGAGCCGCAGTTCGAGCGCCAAGATCCAGCCGCAAGCGAAACAACAGCCGGCCGTCATCCGCAGCCAATCGAGGCGGAAGATCTCGACCAGCTCCAAGAATTCGAGGTCTTCCAGCTGTTCTTCCAGCTCGTCGTCGGAAGAAGAAGCCGCAGCCGAAGAGACGCAAGTCAGGATCAAGTCGCAGAGTCCTAGCACAACGTCGAGCGCAATGGCCGTTCAATCCCCCCGGAAGAGCAGCGCGTCATCTGAATCCATCAGCCGGATCAAACTGTCTGGCACGTCGGCCGAGAGGAGCTTAACGCCAGCCTCGCCGACCAGGAGATCCCCCTTGCTTCCATCCTCTTCTGCGGCTTCTTCCGCCGTGTCTTCGAAGAGCCCCTCCAAATCTCGATCACCATCCGTCAACTTGTCAGTGCCGGCTGTCCATTCGGATTCCCCTCAACTAGCCGTCCAACCGGCTGATGAGTCGTCGCGCAGTCAATCGCGATCCTCGTCGGTGAACTGGTCCAAACTGTTGAAGATGACTCGTGGGCCGGATGAGCGGAGCAGCACTTCGCCGGAATCGTTGGCGTCCAAGTCTTCGGCGAGCTCTTCGCAAGGAAACAGGAAGCTCGCCTCGCGTTCCCCTTCCTACAGTAAGATGGCGCTCCGTTCGCCGGAAGACGGAACGAGTGGCGGAGCTCGTTCGGTGACTCGATCGCCATCCGCCAATGCTGGACGAGTTCCGAGCAGGGCCGCGTCGGCTGCGTCTCTTGCACTGCCGCCTTCCAGTTTGCCTCCGTCGAATCGGTCCGGACGAACTACGGCGTCGTCGTCGCGCAGTCACATTCCATCGCGCAACGCTTCCGCCCGGAGCATAGCGCGCAGTTGCAGCACATCGACCGATTCATCGACGTCGACCGAATCGGACCGACGTCCGCAGCACAGCCGCTCCGTTTCGCGCATCAAAGATTCGGCCAGTTCTTCCAAGCGCAACAGCATagagccatctagcggtgcTTTGGCTGAATCGTCGTCGTTCGCAGCCAAACTGGCCTCGTCTTTCGGCTGGTTGCGCAAGCAGAACAGCGAAATCATCCCGTGGTGGCTGCCCAGCACCGACAACATCCCCGCCAAGGAGCTGGAAGAAGATGCCGGCGTTGACCAACAGATGGCGTTGACGAAAGCGGAAGAATCCAGCACTTCCTCGGCCGATGAGACGCAGAGTTCCTCGTCCGCCGACGAGGAAACGGAGAGTACGGAAAACAAACGCGACGATACGGATGTAGAACTCGATGATCTTCCGGCGGATTTGGGGGCGACGAAAGCGCCAGAGGAGGGTGTGTCGATCGGAGGAACAATCGATCGAGAACTATCACCGCCTCCGGCCAAAGAATCCGACAGCTGCAGCCGATCCGACGTGAATCCTGAAGAACTCGGGGATCGCTATTCCCCTGACGGTTTCGAATGGCCGGAATGTCCAGCTACGCCGCCCATCACTCGCAGTTATCCTTTCTACCGTAGACCGCCGTCTCCGTACGATAGTGTCAAGCCGGACGTGTCGGTAATGACCTCGAGCATTCAGCCATCGCCGAGCGGTTGTTCCATGAACACGGCGTGGGGTGTGGACGCTTTGCGCGCTTTAGAATCCTTGGAAACGATTAACATCCAGCCGCAAAAGTCCAAGTCTCCAGTGAGCGACCTCAGTCAAAGCGACCGGCTAGTCAAAGCGGAAGAGACCgaagacgatgatgatgaagaggacgaagaagaggaagaagaggaggaacaAGATGAGGAAcaagttgaaaaggaaatagaaattaaagcagaagaagaagaagaagaagaagaagaagaggaagaggaagaggaagaagaaagcgAAGATAGCAGCCAAGAGGAAAACGAAG CGCCATTGTCTGCCGTTTTAGTCGACCGCGACCAAGTGGAACTGGAGCCACCAGCCAAAGACCAGGAAGAGGCAGATTCGGACAGTGTCGACGACAG CGCATCGGCGGCTATTCCCTTAACAACGGTGGATCAACCAGAG TTGGGAGACGCCACGTTCCAGGTGTACAAGGATGGCGACTACGGGAGTTACCTCGACGTGGAAGCCACACTTAACGAGCAATCTGAAGAGCTGGAAGGATTCCTGGAAAA ccGGAAGAATTCGATCGTACTGAGGACGCAGCTGTCTGTCAGGGTAAACGGCATCATGG aTAAACTACTTCACTCGGAAGGACGGGAGTTACGGCGAGCCCTTTTCTCGTTGAAGCAAATCTTCCAG GAAGACAAAGACTTGGTACACGAATTCGTTCAAAACGATGGTTTAGCCTGTCTTATCCGAGTTGGTCAAACTGCCGACCAGAACTTTCAAAATTACATCCTCCGCG CTTTGGGCCAAGTGATGCTCTACGTTGACGGAATGAACGGCGTCATGGAGCACAACCCAACAGTCCAATGGCTCTACTCGTTGATTGCGAGTAAATACCGTTTGGTGGCCAAGACGGCACTGAAATTGCTCCTCGTATTCGTCGAATATGTTGAAAGCAATTGCCAACTTTTGGTTAAAGCGGTAGAAGCGGTGGATTCCGGCCAAG ATTGCAAGCCGTGGGCCAGTCTGATGCGTTTACTGCAGGAACGAGACTCGTCCGACTCGGAATTGCTTGCCTACGCTGTCACACTCATCAACAAAACCCTACACGGACTGCCAGACCAGGATTCCTACTACGATCAAATCGAATATTTAGAAGGTCTTGGAATGCAGCAGATTGTCAGCAG gttTGTCTCGAAACCCGATGCAGACTCGGATTTGATTCAGCAACTGGAAATTTACGAGCTGCAATTGAAGCAAGAAGATGAAGAGCCATGTTCAGACTATTCAAATCAGCACAG ACGTGTTCCACGTAATTGGTGTTCTAACCGCAGATCTCCTCGTCATCCGTCTAATCAGACTCAACAAGGGAACAAGA GGTTGAACTCATTCCAATTGCTTCAGACGGTTACTGTCGATGGAAAAGgccaagaagaagacgaattGTTTAGTGGCGAAGAACCCAACACTATCGTAAGGAAACTTACGGCATCTCAGTCTAAAAAGCATCTAGCTTTGCTGGCCAACGAACTGGCCGACAAATCTTTTAATCAGTGgagctcttcttcttcagagTCTTCCGGCTCAATGGAAGATGTGAAACAGCACATGTTGAACGGCTCCCAGTCTCATATCGATTTGAAAG GCGTTAATGATGTGGGCGTCACTCCGGCGCTACGTCGCAGAAGAGAACGAGCCGAACGTCAGCGTTCGTTAATTCGCGAGCAGGAAGACGCCAGCCGCTTGTCGCCTTCGCAAATGGATGAACCCTTTGATGATTGCAGTACCTCTTTTACTA TCCCAAAGGTGATTACCGTTGCCGACGTCGCTGATGAGAATCGTCGTAATGTCGATCTGACTCTCAACATGCCGCCCATCAGTGAACGAATCTCGAacttgcaaaaagaaaaagataaggACAGTATCGATCGTAACCTTTTGGATATATCTCGTGAAGCTTCGGTTAAAGACCTCACCGAACGTTTGCAG GCCAATCACATTTCAGCCAATCCCACATCGCCTACCGAAGAGAAATGCAATCGGTTGGGCGATTTAAGTGGCATTATTTCTAAAGCTAAAGAAGAATTGACCAAATCGAAATCACGACACGATTTGCGTAATTTGAGCGAACAGAATGCGGCGCTGTCACCGACTGGCAAAGTTGAATCGAAGAAGTCCGAAAATGAATTGCACTGGGAGAGTTTGCTCGAGACGTTGGATCGGCCACTGCAGATCTGCGACCTGGACTTTACCGACCTGCAACAGGAGGAAGATAGCGATCCGTTAAATCCGTCTGTCCGAGTTAATTCATTCGGGCCTCCGCCTCCACCTCCGCCGCCTAACGGTGTCCCTCCGCCGCCAATGGCGGGATTACCACCACCTCCTCCACCGTCGAAATCTGCCTTACCTCCACCCATCTACTTTGGTGTCCACCTTCATCACAACGGAGGTGAAACGGCTTCAAACACCgtagtgaaacaaaagaaaacagtcAAATTATTCTGGCGGGAAATTCGAGAGGATCAGCTCAGTTTGATTAAAGGACCCACCCTGTGGGATGAACTCCATCCGGTTGCAATAGATACGAAAAATTTGGAACATCTTTTCGAATCGCGCTCGAAAGATTTGCTAACGAAGG AGAAACAACACGAATCTACAAAGAATAAGGAGCTGATCGTATTGGATCCCAAACGTTCTAATTCTATTAATATTGGCATGACTAAATTGCCACCGCCGAGAACCATCAAAACGGCAATCCTCAAAATGGATTCGACTATAATCAATCGCGAAGGAATAGAG AAATTGTTGACGATGTTGCCGACCGATGAGGAACGCGCTAAAATCCAAgaggcgcaattggctagtcCGGAATTGCCACTAGGAAGTGCGGaacaatttcttctttctctagCATCAATTACAGAGTTGGCAGCCAGGTTGAAACTATGGCTATTCAAGTCTGATTACGAAAATATGGAGAAG GAGCTTGCTGAGCCCTTAATGGATTTGAAGCAAGGAATTGAAATATTGCAATCCAATGTTACTTTCAGAGCCATCCTAGCAACGTTGCTTGCTGTTGGCAATTTTCTAAATGGGGCTGAA ATCAAAGGTTTCCAAGTAGACTATTTAGCGAAAGTGCCCGAAGTGAAAGACACGGTGCACAAGCACTCGCTGTTGCACCATCTGTGTCACATGATCATGGAACAAAATGTCGAGACGACAGACCTATATTCGGAAATTGGAGCGGTGACGAGGGCTTCGAGGGTGGACTATGACGAATTGGCAGCTAATCTCAACAAGATGGAAGAGGACTGTAAAGCTTCGTGGGATCATTTACGCGCCATAGCCAAGCATGACGGAAATACAGCTATGAAAATCAA AATGTCGGAATTTCTGACTGACTGCGCTGAACGGATTATG gTGGCGACGATAGTGCATCGACGCGTGACGAATAG GTTTCGAAAATTTCTGCTTTGGTTGGGCACGCCACCTGCTCAGGTCCGTGAAACGAAGCCAGGTGCCTTTTGTCGAATCGTTTCTGAATTTGCCCTGGAATACCGTACAACACGCGACCGAGTCCTCCAGCAAATGGAGAAAAAGGCAAATCATCGTGAGCGAAGCAAAACCCGCGGCAAGATGATCACCCAAATTGGCAACACCAACGGTCTACCTAGTCTAGGTTGTTACGACTCCCCTGTCACATACAAAACCAAAGAAGATCGAGCGGATGCTGAACTCCGCCAACTTCTCGGCAGTGATATTTCCGACACGGAATCTATGAGAACAGGGACGTGGGGGCGATCGCGAAAATCAG TTGGTTTGGGTCGCAGTACATCGATCCGAGATGATTATCTAACCGATACGGTAACAGATGGCGATGATGAAATTTTAGAAAGTCTCGTCAAAACCGCGACTAGGACAACTACACATCCGCGCGAACGGAAACGAAGCAACCGTCAGCATATCAATGCTGACCGTTCTGCAC TGAGGAGGACACGAAAACACGGGCTGTCTGAAGAGGATCGCAAATATCTGATTACGCTGGCTGCCCAAGTCGCCGCTGCTTGA